A genomic region of Gossypium hirsutum isolate 1008001.06 chromosome D01, Gossypium_hirsutum_v2.1, whole genome shotgun sequence contains the following coding sequences:
- the LOC107921363 gene encoding LOW QUALITY PROTEIN: DUF21 domain-containing protein At2g14520 (The sequence of the model RefSeq protein was modified relative to this genomic sequence to represent the inferred CDS: inserted 2 bases in 1 codon; substituted 1 base at 1 genomic stop codon), with the protein MAVEVRCCGTDFIIHILIIVLLVLFAGMMSGLTLGLMSLSLVDLEVLAKSGTXLLCNAAAMEALPIFLDSLVTAWGAILISVTLILVFGEIIPQAVCSRYGLAIGATVAPIVQVLVWICFPVAYPISKLLDFLLGHRHVALFXRAELKTLVNLHGNEAGKGGELTHDETTIIPGALELTEKTAKDAMTNPTMTPISETFAIDINAKFDRELMSLVLEKGHSRAPVYYEQPTNIIGVILVKNLLTIHPEDEVPVKRVTIRRIPRIQEALPLYDILNEFQKGHSHMAVIVRRCDKTEQSPSTNSAKGPLPEVKVDFDGEKHPRESALRRKHSFKKWKSLPVTSNSLKSGSRRRKWTKGLNSDILHLNGNPLPTHSEEEAVGIITMEDVIEELLQEEIFDETDHHYDDW; encoded by the exons ATGGCGGTGGAGGTAAGATGTTGCGGAACCGATTTCATTATTCACATACTCATAATAGTACTGTTGGTGTTGTTCGCTGGGATGATGTCCGGCCTTACTTTAGGCCTTATGTCCTTGAGTCTTGTTGATCTTGAGGTTCTTGCCAAGTCTGGTAC ACTTCTATGCAATGCCGCTGCAATGGag GCACTTCCCATTTTCCTTGATAGTCTGGTCACAGCATGGGGTGCTATCCTAATTTCGGTTACCTTGATTCTTGTGTTTGGTGAG ATAATACCACAAGCTGTTTGTTCTCGATACGGTTTGGCAATTGGTGCAACAGTGGCTCCTATTGTTCAAGTTCTTGTTTGGATCTGTTTTCCTGTTGCCTACCCAATAAGCAAG CTGTTGGACTTTCTTCTAGGCCATAGACATGTTGCACTTTTCTGAAGAGCTGAGTTGAAAACACTAGTAAATTTGCATGGGAATGAG GCCGGAAAAGGTGGAGAACTGACGCATGATGAGACAACAATTATCCCTGGAGCACTTGAGCTTACTGAGAAAACTGCTAAAGATGCCATGACT AATCCAACAATGACGCCCATATCTGAAACATTTGCAATTGATATTAATGCCAAGTTCGACAG GGAATTAATGAGTTTAGTTTTGGAGAAAGGGCATAGCAGAGCGCCAGTTTATTATGAGCAGCCTACAAACATTATTGGAGTCATTTTG GTCAAGAATTTATTGACAATCCACCCTGAAGATGAAGTGCCTGTGAAGAGGGTTACTATACGAAGGATTCCAAG GATTCAAGAGGCGTTGCCATTATATGATATATTAAATGAATTTCAAAAGGGTCATAGCCACATGGCCGTTATTGTAAGACGATGTGACAAGACAGAGCAGTCGCCATCTACTAACTCTGCCAAGG GTCCCTTGCCGGAAGTGAAAGTCGACTTTGATGGCGAAAAACATCCTCGAGAGAGTGCTTTAAGACGAAAGCATTCATTTAAGAAGTGGAAGAGCCTTCCCGTCACTAGTAATTCTCTTAAAAGTGGTTCTCGGAGGAGGAAGTGGACAAAAGGTTTGAATTCAGACATCCTACATCTAAATGGCAATCCACTCCCAACACACTCTGAAGAAGAGGCTGTTGGCATAATAACAATGGAAGATGTCATTGAAGAGCTTTTACAG GAAGAGATCTTTGACGAGACAGATCATCATTACGACGACTGGTGA